Within Campylobacter jejuni, the genomic segment CCTCCTCTAAAGTATTATCTTTTTTCCTAAATTGTTTTAAAAAACTTTCATTAAAATTAAAACTAAATCCAACTTGAACAACGGTATCATCAATAGTCTCTCTTGCACTATAATCACGACGCAATAAACTTAAACTAAATACACTATAAGGAGAGTAAGATACTTGATAATTAGTTTTATCATTATCCTTACTTATATCAAAAGCAAAAGCGGTATAAGTTGGAATTACAAAACTCATTCCAAGCTGTAAATTTTTTTCTGCTTCATTGGGTATATAATAATTACTATAAGCCTTTATAAATTTACTATAACCAAACTCTGTACCAAAGCTTTTAGTATCTTTTTGTTCCTTTTGTTTATCAATAAAACCATTAACTCCAAATAAAAAATCATCTTTTTCATAACGATTGATTAAACCCCATGAGTAATTATAATTATCTTGAGCCACAAAAAGTTCTTTTTGAAAAAGCAAAGAATTATTCTCCCCCTCATAAAGAGAACTTAAATTTTTAACCTGTGCGTTTTCATTTTGAAAATCTAAATTCCCATCTGTTTTATCTATACCATTATTATTTTCTAAAGTTTTTGAAAGTAAGCTATCAAAAGTGCTTTTAAAATCCACATTCTCTTCTTGAATTTTTGGAGCTTCTTTGGTATTTTTATAATCAAAGTGCTCCCAAGAATTTTGATTATTATTTTTTGCTAAAGCCTCTGTAAGTTCATCGGCATTGAGTAAAGAAAACAATGCTATTATATAAAAAATACCCCTCATTATTCTTATATTCCTTATTATTTCTTGTTTGAGTATTTATTATAAAAAAATAATATAAATAAAATTCCACAAAGACTAAAAAATAAAATTAGCAAATTTAAAGTAAATAAGTGTATAATTAAAATAAAAAAGGGTTATTAATGCAAAAAGACAACCTCATAGCTTTTGTTATTTTTATTATCAGTACTATCGCATTTGTTATTTGGGGATTTGGTTATATTTCGCAACATCAACTGATTCTTTTTATTCTTGCTTCTATATTTGGTATTTTTATGGCATTTAATATAGGTGGAAATGATGTAGCCAATTCTTTTGGAACAAGCGTTGGCGCAAAAACAGTAACCA encodes:
- a CDS encoding inverse autotransporter beta domain-containing protein, giving the protein MRGIFYIIALFSLLNADELTEALAKNNNQNSWEHFDYKNTKEAPKIQEENVDFKSTFDSLLSKTLENNNGIDKTDGNLDFQNENAQVKNLSSLYEGENNSLLFQKELFVAQDNYNYSWGLINRYEKDDFLFGVNGFIDKQKEQKDTKSFGTEFGYSKFIKAYSNYYIPNEAEKNLQLGMSFVIPTYTAFAFDISKDNDKTNYQVSYSPYSVFSLSLLRRDYSARETIDDTVVQVGFSFNFNESFLKQFRKKDNTLEEVNRYDFLQRTH